The proteins below come from a single Stomoxys calcitrans chromosome 1, idStoCalc2.1, whole genome shotgun sequence genomic window:
- the LOC106084826 gene encoding ATP synthase subunit beta, mitochondrial, giving the protein MFSAARSALSRSDKKVISLLAQSQREYAKAAAKAAAVGNGKIVAVIGAVVDVQFEDQLPPILNALEVDNRTPRLVLEVAQHLGENTVRTIAMDGTEGLVRGHKVIDTGFPIRIPVGAETLGRIINVIGEPIDERGPIPTDKTAPIHAEAPEFVDMSVEQEILVTGIKVVDLLAPYAKGGKIGLFGGAGVGKTVLIMELINNVAKAHGGYSVFAGVGERTREGNDLYNEMIESGVISLKDKTSKVALVYGQMNEPPGARARVALTGLTVAEYFRDQEGQDVLLFIDNIFRFTQAGSEVSALLGRIPSAVGYQPTLATDMGSMQERITTTKKGSITSVQAIYVPADDLTDPAPATTFAHLDATTVLSRAIAELGIYPAVDPLDSTSRIMDPNIIGSTHYNVARGVQKILQDYKSLQDIIAILGMDELSEEDKLTVARARKIQRFLSQPFQVAEVFTGHAGKLVPLEETIKGFTQILAGEYDHLPEVAFYMVGPIEEVVEKAERLAKEAA; this is encoded by the coding sequence ATGTTCTCTGCCGCACGCTCGGCCTTAAGCAGGTCAGATAAGAAAGTTATATCACTACTTGCCCAATCCCAACGTGAGTATGCCAAGGCTGCCGCTAAGGCTGCTGCTGTTGGAAATGGCAAAATTGTGGCTGTCATCGGTGCCGTCGTCGATGTCCAATTCGAGGATCAATTGCCCCCAATTTTGAATGCCTTGGAAGTAGACAACCGTACTCCCCGTTTGGTGTTGGAAGTAGCCCAACATTTGGGTGAGAACACCGTACGTACCATTGCTATGGACGGTACTGAGGGTTTGGTGCGTGGACACAAAGTCATCGATACTGGCTTCCCCATTCGTATCCCTGTCGGTGCTGAAACTTTGGGCCGCATCATCAACGTAATTGGTGAGCCCATCGATGAACGTGGTCCCATCCCCACTGACAAGACCGCTCCCATTCACGCTGAAGCCCCCGAGTTCGTGGACATGAGCGTCGAACAAGAAATCTTGGTAACTGGTATCAAGGTCGTCGATTTGCTTGCTCCCTACGCCAAGGGTGGTAAGATTGGTTTGTTCGGCGGTGCTGGTGTCGGCAAGACTGTATTGATTATGGAACTTATCAACAATGTAGCCAAGGCTCATGGTGGTTACTCCGTATTCGCCGGTGTCGGTGAACGTACCCGTGAAGGTAACGATTTGTACAATGAAATGATTGAATCCGGTGTCATTTCCCTTAAGGACAAGACCTCCAAGGTAGCTCTTGTCTACGGTCAAATGAACGAACCCCCAGGCGCCCGTGCCCGTGTCGCTTTGACTGGTTTGACTGTTGCTGAATACTTCCGTGATCAAGAAGGCCAAGATGTATTGCTTTTCATTGATAACATTTTCCGTTTCACCCAGGCTGGTTCTGAGGTATCTGCCTTGTTGGGTCGTATTCCATCTGCTGTCGGTTACCAACCAACTTTGGCCACTGACATGGGTTCTATGCAGGAACGTATTACCACCACCAAGAAGGGCTCCATCACCTCTGTCCAGGCCATCTATGTACCTGCTGACGATTTGACTGATCCTGCTCCAGCCACAACATTCGCTCACTTGGACGCCACCACTGTGTTGTCCCGTGCTATCGCCGAATTGGGTATCTACCCAGCTGTGGATCCCCTCGATTCCACCTCCCGTATCATGGACCCCAACATTATTGGCAGCACTCACTACAACGTTGCTCGTGGTGTGCAAAAGATCTTGCAAGATTACAAGTCCCTTCAAGATATCATTGCCATCTTGGGTATGGATGAGTTGTCTGAAGAAGATAAATTGACTGTCGCTCGTGCCCGTAAGATCCAACGTTTCTTGTCTCAACCTTTCCAAGTTGCTGAAGTTTTCACCGGTCATGCCGGCAAATTGGTCCCTCTCGAAGAAACCATCAAGGGCTTCACCCAAATCTTGGCCGGTGAATACGATCACCTTCCCGAGGTTGCTTTCTACATGGTTGGTCCCATTGAAGAAGTCGTCGAAAAGGCTGAACGTTTAGCCAAGGAAGCCGCTTAA